A DNA window from Deinococcus seoulensis contains the following coding sequences:
- a CDS encoding VanW family protein, giving the protein MNRALLSLLTLSLAASAHAQDGPSDRPFKLIFRTTEPRIQKGELHQDPIIKSWVIPAEGIAASRKYDKLSTTFTPILDRIEQTLNARAPRNAIFRNVKGSWVAQGQTGWTFDRAATSHNLYVAIQGGKDSAEVAFKRTEPGRSAEVLARRGVLWHVATGQSSYAGSPDFREKNILVGAAKLDNMFVAPGEEFDFNKSIGEIDASTGFVKGFVISGGTLTKEDGGGICQVSTTVFRALYQAGLPITERHEHSHRVSYYDPVGYEATVYAPQKNLRMKNDTGKHIFIQASWNRADQTLRFDVFGANTGREVTVSRPVVTDFKAPADPSYTPDDRVALGGQRQLDQPVQGMTSVIERTIKVGGKTISSDTLKSVYKPWGAVYGVNPNDPRLNR; this is encoded by the coding sequence ATGAACCGCGCCCTGCTCTCCCTGCTGACCCTGTCGCTGGCCGCCAGCGCCCACGCCCAGGACGGCCCGTCCGACAGGCCCTTCAAGCTGATCTTCCGCACCACCGAACCCCGCATCCAGAAGGGCGAACTGCACCAGGACCCCATCATCAAATCCTGGGTGATTCCCGCTGAAGGCATCGCCGCCAGCCGCAAGTACGACAAGCTCAGCACCACCTTCACGCCGATCCTGGACCGCATCGAGCAGACCCTGAACGCCCGCGCGCCCAGAAACGCCATCTTCCGGAACGTGAAGGGCAGCTGGGTCGCGCAGGGCCAGACCGGCTGGACCTTCGACCGGGCCGCCACCAGCCATAACCTGTACGTCGCCATTCAGGGCGGCAAGGACAGCGCCGAGGTGGCCTTCAAACGCACCGAACCGGGCCGCAGCGCCGAGGTACTCGCGCGGCGGGGCGTGCTGTGGCACGTCGCCACCGGCCAGAGCAGCTACGCCGGCAGCCCGGACTTCCGCGAGAAGAACATCCTGGTCGGCGCGGCCAAACTGGACAACATGTTCGTCGCGCCAGGAGAGGAATTCGACTTCAACAAGTCCATCGGCGAGATCGACGCCAGCACCGGCTTCGTGAAGGGCTTCGTGATCAGCGGCGGCACCCTGACCAAGGAGGACGGCGGCGGCATCTGCCAGGTCAGCACCACCGTGTTCCGCGCGCTGTACCAGGCGGGCCTGCCCATCACGGAACGCCACGAGCACAGCCACCGCGTGTCGTACTACGATCCCGTCGGGTACGAGGCGACCGTGTACGCCCCGCAGAAGAACCTGCGCATGAAGAACGACACCGGCAAGCACATCTTCATCCAGGCCAGCTGGAACCGCGCCGACCAGACCCTGCGCTTCGACGTGTTCGGCGCGAACACCGGCCGCGAGGTCACGGTCAGCCGGCCCGTCGTGACCGACTTCAAGGCCCCCGCCGACCCCAGTTACACCCCCGACGACCGCGTCGCCCTGGGCGGACAGCGGCAACTGGACCAGCCGGTGCAGGGCATGACCAGCGTCATCGAACGCACCATCAAGGTGGGCGGCAAGACCATCAGCAGCGACACCCTGAAAAGCGTGTATAAACCCTGGGGCGCCGTGTACGGCGTGAACCCCAATGACCCCCGCCTGAACCGCTGA
- a CDS encoding GNAT family N-acetyltransferase, protein MVTAEALNAVPAELRTDRLLLRRPDPADARALVGAVNASLPELQRWMHWAQHPMTEDASRENLRSAAEKFDTRENLRYHVWDASGTELIGSSGYHALNWLIPRGEIGYWIATPHTGRGYAREVAQALTDLALNTLRLRRLEIRCDPQNERSARIPAALGYTLDAHLVNDDVDPRDHTRLRDTLVFSKVQ, encoded by the coding sequence ATGGTGACTGCCGAAGCCCTGAATGCCGTTCCCGCCGAACTGCGCACCGACCGCCTGCTGCTGCGCCGCCCCGACCCGGCCGACGCCCGCGCGCTGGTGGGGGCCGTGAACGCCTCGCTGCCCGAATTGCAGCGCTGGATGCACTGGGCGCAGCACCCCATGACCGAGGACGCCTCGCGCGAGAACCTGCGCTCGGCCGCCGAGAAATTCGACACGCGCGAGAACCTGCGCTACCACGTCTGGGACGCCAGCGGCACCGAACTGATCGGCAGCAGCGGCTACCACGCCCTGAACTGGCTGATTCCGCGCGGCGAGATCGGGTACTGGATCGCCACGCCGCACACCGGGCGCGGCTATGCCCGCGAGGTCGCGCAGGCCCTGACGGACCTCGCCCTGAACACCCTGCGCCTGCGCCGCCTGGAGATCCGCTGCGACCCGCAGAACGAACGCAGCGCCCGCATTCCCGCCGCGCTGGGGTACACCCTGGACGCCCACCTCGTGAACGACGACGTGGACCCCCGCGACCACACGCGCCTGCGTGACACGCTGGTGTTCTCGAAAGTGCAGTGA
- the argB gene encoding acetylglutamate kinase, producing the protein MIVKYGGNAMKSLDLRRAVAAEIAALRAEYPVVVVHGGGPVIERELAARGVTSEFRGGLRVTTPQAMDVVEMALCQLNKQLSQDVGAAVGLMGRDSALLRAEVLDPDLGRVGRVTGVNAALLRTLLGAGITPVLGCVALGPDGEALNVNADTAAGAVAGALNDGIVFLTDVDGVYRAYPDPASRAATLTRAEVEEGVAQGWIAGGMIPKVRAALDALDRGAPFAVIASGMQAGVLAAATRGEAGTRITP; encoded by the coding sequence GTGATCGTCAAGTACGGCGGGAATGCCATGAAAAGCCTGGACCTGCGGCGCGCCGTTGCCGCCGAGATTGCCGCGCTGCGCGCCGAGTACCCGGTGGTGGTCGTGCACGGAGGCGGCCCGGTCATCGAGCGGGAACTCGCGGCGCGCGGCGTGACCAGTGAATTCCGGGGCGGGCTGCGCGTGACCACCCCGCAGGCCATGGACGTGGTCGAGATGGCGCTGTGCCAGCTGAACAAGCAGCTCTCGCAGGACGTGGGGGCCGCCGTGGGCCTGATGGGCCGCGACAGTGCCCTGCTGCGCGCCGAGGTGCTGGACCCCGACCTGGGCCGCGTGGGCCGCGTGACCGGCGTGAACGCCGCGCTGCTCCGCACGCTGCTGGGCGCCGGGATCACGCCCGTGCTGGGCTGCGTGGCACTCGGCCCGGACGGCGAGGCACTGAACGTGAACGCCGACACCGCCGCCGGAGCCGTGGCGGGCGCCCTGAACGACGGCATCGTGTTCCTGACGGACGTGGACGGCGTGTACCGCGCCTACCCCGACCCGGCCAGCCGCGCCGCGACCCTCACCCGCGCCGAGGTCGAGGAGGGCGTCGCGCAGGGCTGGATTGCGGGCGGCATGATCCCCAAGGTGCGGGCCGCGCTGGACGCCCTGGACCGGGGCGCGCCGTTCGCGGTGATCGCCAGCGGCATGCAGGCCGGGGTGCTGGCCGCCGCCACGCGGGGCGAGGCCGGCACACGCATCACGCCCTGA
- a CDS encoding GNAT family N-acetyltransferase, whose translation MNVTPLALHHAPLLHRLYTSAPGYFDLISARVPSLSEVQRDVEIALLDPRRSMELVHDDQGELVGSLDCKRDYPEPGDLTINLLLIREDRQSQGLGEQVVRHLETHAPPGTTRILASVLGNNPRGARFWERQGYSFALDARPVMTWYAKPLSGPPRRTPESDPLNLVR comes from the coding sequence TTGAACGTTACGCCGCTGGCGCTGCACCACGCGCCGCTGCTTCACCGTCTGTACACGTCCGCGCCCGGGTATTTCGACCTGATCAGTGCGCGCGTGCCGTCCCTGAGCGAGGTGCAGCGGGACGTCGAAATTGCGCTGCTTGACCCGCGCCGTTCCATGGAACTCGTGCATGACGACCAGGGCGAACTGGTCGGCAGTCTGGACTGCAAACGCGACTACCCGGAACCCGGTGACCTGACCATCAACCTGCTGCTGATCCGCGAGGACCGGCAGTCGCAGGGCCTGGGTGAACAGGTCGTCCGGCACCTCGAAACGCACGCCCCACCGGGCACGACCCGCATCCTGGCGAGCGTGCTGGGCAACAACCCGCGCGGCGCACGTTTCTGGGAACGTCAGGGGTACTCGTTCGCGCTGGACGCCCGCCCGGTCATGACCTGGTACGCCAAGCCGCTGTCCGGCCCGCCGCGCCGCACGCCGGAATCCGACCCGCTGAACCTGGTGCGGTGA
- a CDS encoding tRNA dihydrouridine synthase: MTGFTPTPGFYAARLARPGAVLAPMAGYSDAPLRQLAAEQGALWTVSEMISARGLMGGGDTEKLNLGRPYPGEQERVVQLFGAESDVLAAAVARAEAWFAPAAIDLNMGCPVPKIRGKGGACLLQTPEVAYELVSAMRQATSLDVSAKIRLGWDHDRSVEVAQGLEAAGAALITVHGRTSAQRYTGQADWDAIARVAASVRVPVVGSGDILTPAQARERQRTGVAAVMIGRGAVGNPWIFRALASGQDELPGAQDRARTALRHAELQTRFYDDDTGRLTLRPLRKVLPKYLPDYPELRDELVQVVTVEDVRRVLRPLLEGDAPSGNAAGDPAGMTDSPNGYTVGHS, from the coding sequence ATGACCGGTTTCACCCCCACCCCTGGCTTCTACGCCGCCCGACTGGCCCGGCCCGGCGCGGTCCTGGCTCCCATGGCCGGGTACAGTGACGCGCCCCTGCGGCAACTCGCGGCCGAGCAGGGCGCCCTGTGGACCGTCAGCGAGATGATCAGCGCGCGCGGCCTGATGGGCGGCGGCGACACCGAGAAACTCAACCTGGGCCGCCCCTACCCCGGCGAGCAGGAACGCGTGGTGCAGCTGTTCGGCGCGGAAAGCGACGTGCTGGCCGCCGCCGTCGCGCGGGCCGAGGCGTGGTTCGCGCCCGCCGCCATCGACCTGAACATGGGTTGCCCCGTTCCCAAGATCCGCGGGAAGGGCGGCGCGTGCCTGCTCCAGACGCCCGAAGTCGCGTACGAACTGGTCAGCGCCATGCGGCAGGCCACGAGCCTGGACGTGAGCGCCAAGATCCGCCTCGGGTGGGATCACGACCGCAGCGTGGAAGTCGCGCAGGGCCTGGAGGCCGCCGGGGCCGCCCTGATCACCGTGCACGGCCGCACCAGCGCCCAGCGGTACACCGGGCAGGCCGACTGGGACGCCATCGCGCGCGTGGCGGCCAGCGTGCGCGTGCCCGTGGTAGGCAGCGGCGACATCCTGACTCCGGCCCAGGCGCGCGAGCGGCAACGGACCGGCGTGGCCGCCGTGATGATCGGGCGCGGCGCCGTCGGGAATCCCTGGATCTTCCGGGCGCTCGCCAGCGGCCAGGACGAACTGCCCGGCGCGCAGGACCGCGCCCGCACCGCCCTGCGGCACGCCGAGTTGCAGACCCGCTTCTACGACGACGACACGGGCCGCCTGACGCTGCGCCCGCTGCGCAAGGTGCTGCCGAAGTACCTGCCGGACTACCCGGAACTGCGGGACGAACTGGTGCAGGTCGTGACGGTCGAGGACGTGCGGCGCGTGCTGCGGCCCCTGCTGGAAGGCGACGCGCCGTCCGGGAACGCCGCGGGTGACCCTGCGGGCATGACGGACAGCCCGAACGGGTATACTGTGGGTCATTCATGA
- a CDS encoding DinB family protein translates to MNVREYYSYLSAARAQLWNFLRALPPADLDRDLIDSGDRFHNIKDLLLHVTDVEDHWIHGVVLSDSVHQRYPHDWVRPQATQYDLNWILEYSREVSGRTAAFLDSDPDLNRSVKLVQDDPASDTVTLDQLLWNVMTHEVRHTAQIALMIRQLGHTPPWLDYMRFARPQVTPGQASADATDLDAADPDAADPDSDDL, encoded by the coding sequence ATGAACGTCCGCGAGTACTACTCCTACCTGTCCGCCGCACGAGCCCAGCTGTGGAACTTCCTGCGGGCCCTGCCGCCCGCCGATCTCGACCGCGACCTGATCGACAGCGGTGACCGGTTCCACAACATCAAGGACCTGCTGCTGCACGTCACGGACGTCGAGGACCACTGGATTCACGGTGTCGTGCTGAGCGACAGCGTCCACCAGCGGTACCCGCACGACTGGGTGCGCCCGCAGGCCACGCAGTACGACCTGAACTGGATCCTGGAGTACAGCCGGGAAGTCAGCGGCCGCACCGCCGCGTTCCTGGACAGCGACCCGGACCTGAACCGCAGCGTGAAACTGGTGCAGGACGACCCGGCCAGCGACACCGTCACGCTGGACCAGCTGCTGTGGAACGTCATGACCCACGAGGTCCGGCACACCGCGCAGATCGCCCTGATGATCCGCCAGCTGGGCCACACGCCCCCCTGGCTGGACTACATGCGCTTCGCGCGCCCGCAGGTCACGCCCGGACAGGCCAGCGCAGATGCGACAGACCTCGACGCCGCCGACCCCGACGCTGCCGACCCCGACAGCGACGACCTGTAA
- the rocF gene encoding arginase, whose amino-acid sequence MNISILGIPMDLGAGRRGVDMGPSALRNAHLSRALRDLGHSVTDLGDVRVALPESIDKHEEGGLVFLDPILDACRAAAEQVAALPAGTFPLTLGGDHSVSMGTVTGNALRGNPAGERTGLIWVDAHTDYNTPQSSPSGNIHGMPVAALTGRGDPRLTGLGGDWHMRPEDIVMIGIRSVDTYERDLMREAGVKAYTMKDVDQLGMTRIHEETMERLGHLSRLHVSFDADALDPSVCPGVGTPVPGGLTYREGHLLMELLSESGRVTSMDIVEVNPILDTRNQTAEVMVGMAASLLGQRIL is encoded by the coding sequence ATGAACATCTCGATTCTCGGTATTCCCATGGATCTCGGCGCCGGGCGACGCGGCGTGGACATGGGCCCCAGCGCCCTGCGGAACGCCCACCTGAGCCGCGCGCTGCGTGACCTGGGGCACAGCGTCACGGACCTCGGGGACGTGCGCGTGGCGCTGCCCGAAAGCATCGACAAGCACGAGGAAGGCGGACTGGTGTTCCTCGACCCGATCCTGGACGCCTGCCGCGCCGCCGCCGAACAGGTCGCCGCGCTGCCGGCCGGGACCTTCCCGCTGACGCTGGGCGGCGATCACAGCGTCAGCATGGGCACCGTGACCGGCAACGCCCTGCGCGGCAACCCGGCCGGTGAACGCACGGGCCTGATCTGGGTGGACGCGCACACCGACTACAACACGCCCCAGAGCAGTCCCAGCGGGAACATTCACGGCATGCCGGTCGCGGCGCTGACCGGGCGGGGCGACCCGCGCCTGACCGGCCTGGGCGGCGACTGGCACATGCGCCCCGAGGACATCGTCATGATCGGCATCCGCAGCGTCGACACCTACGAGCGTGACCTGATGCGCGAGGCCGGCGTGAAGGCCTACACCATGAAGGACGTGGACCAGCTGGGCATGACCCGCATTCACGAGGAAACCATGGAACGCCTGGGGCACCTGAGCCGCCTGCACGTGTCGTTCGACGCGGACGCCCTGGACCCCAGCGTGTGCCCCGGCGTGGGCACGCCCGTGCCCGGCGGCCTGACCTACCGCGAGGGTCACCTGCTGATGGAACTCCTGAGCGAATCGGGCCGCGTGACCAGCATGGACATCGTGGAAGTCAATCCCATCCTGGATACCCGCAACCAGACGGCCGAGGTCATGGTCGGCATGGCCGCCAGCCTGCTGGGACAGCGCATCCTGTAA
- a CDS encoding GNAT family N-acetyltransferase, protein MPALLSPRLLLLPLTRAVMARRLEGAGFVCPLPTPDGMQDVYFPPEWPGDALPLLPALLADLNAGQGEMDGTFIAVHRGNLTALGQLGVLGGVNGQGEQQIGYGLTPEARGRGYATEAVGALVAHLHAAGVVTVTAQTATSNPASSRVVQKLGFRLVGSGHSDQDGPLSLWAHT, encoded by the coding sequence GTGCCTGCGCTCTTGAGTCCCCGTTTACTTCTGCTGCCCCTGACCCGCGCCGTGATGGCACGCCGCCTGGAAGGCGCCGGGTTCGTGTGCCCGCTGCCCACCCCGGACGGCATGCAGGACGTGTACTTCCCGCCGGAATGGCCGGGGGACGCGCTGCCGCTGCTCCCGGCGCTGCTGGCTGACCTGAACGCCGGGCAGGGCGAGATGGACGGCACGTTCATCGCGGTTCACCGGGGCAACCTGACCGCGCTGGGGCAACTGGGCGTGCTGGGCGGCGTGAACGGACAGGGCGAGCAGCAGATCGGGTACGGCCTGACCCCGGAGGCGCGCGGGCGGGGCTACGCGACCGAGGCGGTGGGCGCGCTGGTGGCGCACCTGCACGCGGCGGGCGTGGTGACCGTGACCGCACAGACGGCCACCTCGAACCCCGCCAGCAGCCGGGTGGTGCAGAAACTGGGGTTCCGGCTGGTCGGCAGCGGCCACAGCGACCAGGACGGCCCGCTGAGCCTCTGGGCGCACACCTGA
- a CDS encoding metallophosphoesterase family protein, with the protein MTQATPDPHHPPASEPLGKRLMLLADFVHPFVYREGFPQGVPPVDAVLAAGDLPGYYLEFLATKMTVPVIYVHGNHENEFVTEGERRVPPRGVIAAHGRVVEEAGLRVAGWGGAPRYREKGHGQYTDTQARVGLAQLAWRARRGVDVLLTHAPPTGPHAGTDFAHRGCESITRFMTRRHPRLVVHGHIHEYEGKKVEYTDPVSGARVVNAYGYRLLDL; encoded by the coding sequence ATGACCCAGGCGACCCCAGACCCCCACCACCCACCAGCTTCCGAACCGCTCGGGAAACGCCTGATGCTCCTGGCGGATTTCGTGCATCCGTTCGTGTACCGCGAGGGCTTCCCGCAGGGCGTGCCGCCGGTCGATGCGGTCCTGGCCGCCGGTGACCTGCCGGGCTACTACCTGGAATTCCTGGCGACCAAGATGACGGTCCCGGTCATCTACGTGCACGGCAACCACGAGAACGAATTCGTGACCGAGGGTGAACGCCGCGTACCGCCGAGGGGCGTGATCGCCGCGCACGGCCGCGTGGTCGAGGAAGCCGGGCTGCGTGTCGCCGGGTGGGGCGGCGCGCCCCGCTACCGCGAGAAGGGCCACGGGCAGTACACGGACACGCAGGCCCGCGTGGGACTGGCGCAACTGGCGTGGCGCGCCCGGCGCGGCGTGGACGTGCTGCTCACGCACGCGCCGCCCACCGGGCCGCACGCCGGAACGGACTTCGCGCACCGGGGCTGCGAGTCCATCACGCGCTTCATGACCCGGCGGCACCCGCGGCTGGTCGTGCACGGCCACATTCACGAGTACGAGGGAAAGAAGGTCGAGTACACCGACCCGGTCAGCGGCGCGCGGGTCGTGAACGCCTACGGGTACCGCCTGCTGGACCTGTAG